In one window of Hyla sarda isolate aHylSar1 chromosome 1, aHylSar1.hap1, whole genome shotgun sequence DNA:
- the LOC130368670 gene encoding olfactory receptor 6N1-like, protein MGGGINQTFVTEFIILGFPSLKKFYPFMFLLFLLIYTFTVTGNIIIFIAVLTNYKLQIPMFYFLNHLSAMEIWYTSVIVPKMLSRFVTDNGAISFKNCMIQLYLFSSLGASECYLLTAMAYDRYLAICSPLHYSSKMTNLTSHQLASGAWIGGFISPILPVVLISRLVFCGPNQINYFYCDAQPLLKLSCSSTRFTETAISLLATGLIFSSFLLTVLSYIFIISTILRIHSAIGRKKAFSTCASHLTVVMIYYGTITAMYMQPMSKFSLDINKVLSLLYTVVTPMLNPIIYSLRNKEMKDSVTKFFKRIKKGKDNK, encoded by the coding sequence ATGGGAGGAGGAATAAATCAAACATTTGTGACAGAATTCATCATCTTGGGATTCCCCAGCCTGAAAAAGTTCTACCCTTTCATGTTCCTGCTTTTCCTATTAATCTATACATTCACAGTTACGGGCAACATCATCATTTTTATTGCTGTACTAACAAACTATAAACTGCAAATCCCTATGTTTTATTTCCTCAACCATCTTTCTGCTATGGAAATATGGTACACGTCAGTCATTGTACCTAAGATGTTGTCTAGATTTGTGACAGACAATGGGGCAATATCTTTTAAAAATTGTATGATTCAATTGTATTTATTCAGCTCTCTTGGGGCTTCTGAGTGTTACCTACTAACTGCAATGGCATACGATCGATATCTGGCTATTTGTAGTCCTTTGCATTATTCTTCCAAAATGACTAACTTGACCTCCCACCAGTTGGCCTCTGGTGCTTGGATCGGTGGCTTCATTTCTCCCATCCTCCCAGTTGTATTAATCTCAAGGCTTGTCTTTTGTGGTCCTAACCAAATTAACTATTTCTACTGTGATGCTCAACCTCTTCTCAAACTTTCTTGCAGCAGTACCCGGTTTACAGAGACAGCCATTTCTCTATTGGCTACTGGCCTAATATTTAGCTCCTTTCTCCTAACTGTCCTCTCCTACATATTTATTATTTCCACTATTTTACGAATCCACTCAGCCATTGGAAGAAAAAAAGCCTTTTCTACATGTGCCTCTCACCTAACTGTTGTGATGATTTATTATGGTACAATAACAGCCATGTACATGCAACCCATGTCTAAATTCTCATTAGATATCAACAAAGTGTTATCTTTACTGTATACAGTTGTGACTCCTATGTTGAATCCCATTATCTACAGCTTGAGGAATAAAGAGATGAAGGACTCTGTGACAAAGTTCTTCAAAAGGATAAAGAAGGGAAAAGACAATAAATAA